A segment of the Siphonobacter curvatus genome:
ACTAAACCAGAATCTGGTTTGTCTTCGCCGTCATTTTCCAATACGTCGAGCAGGGAGTTCTCTTCACCTTGTACGAAAGGAGCATCCATGGATACGTGACGACCCGAGATCTTCAGGGTGTCGACCACTTCACCCGCTGAAATTTCCAGTACTTCAGCCAGTTCTTCCGGTGAAGGTTCCCGTTCGAAACGTTGTTCGAGTTCGGAGAATGTCTTGGAAATTTTGTTCAGAGAACCTACCCGGTTTAAAGGCAAACGTACAATCCGTGATTGTTCGGCCAAAGCCTGAAGAATCGACTGGCGAATCCACCATACGGCGTACGAAATGAATTTAAAACCACGCGTTTCGTCGAAACGCTGAGCGGCTTTAATCAAACCCAAGTTTCCTTCGTTGATCAAATCGCCCAGGGAAAGTCCCTGGTTCTGGTATTGCTTAGCTACCGACACTACGAAACG
Coding sequences within it:
- a CDS encoding sigma-70 family RNA polymerase sigma factor produces the protein MRQLKISKQITNRESQSLDKYLQEIGKVDLLTPDEEVELARRIREGDQLALERLTKANLRFVVSVAKQYQNQGLSLGDLINEGNLGLIKAAQRFDETRGFKFISYAVWWIRQSILQALAEQSRIVRLPLNRVGSLNKISKTFSELEQRFEREPSPEELAEVLEISAGEVVDTLKISGRHVSMDAPFVQGEENSLLDVLENDGEDKPDSGLVNESLRKEVQRALSTLTQREADVITLYFGLDGNHAMTLEEIGEKFNLTRERVRQIKEKAIRRLRHTSRSKALKTYLG